A part of Apostichopus japonicus isolate 1M-3 chromosome 10, ASM3797524v1, whole genome shotgun sequence genomic DNA contains:
- the LOC139975063 gene encoding uncharacterized protein, which translates to MKLVTLLTFLGVAGFTFGETPPIVFKRVSDYDWIWDDRGTGSYKGITIWRPKAIESGYYILGDAGVPSTNSAKPAFSAILVKEMEAGALAPPVSFTEVWRDRGSGGAYDGRFLKLNPPSGYTCLGSAAIKSWYTLPSLDLYRCVKNQYVTTGAGTYTFLWNDRGSGCYAALTLYSNYPSGSDTYALDAFTFTAVGNYNTPSGSPALLNGQFVKNHQEVSFGADNFVFNVYETPDKDVIWTDRMTGAYKGISVWRSRGKTGTYSLGDIAYPATTQEPVRGFVVKALKEDALKAPVDFRQIYKDVGTGGQWDGAFYQPICPAGYRAIGHVAMRNHWEKPPTDSMRCVKAEYTTPGKWVFIWDDRGSGGYQACTVSEAAALNSDGQSVQAMWTVQSYSGMGATAYVLKSDVVNYMTGKPVSSYTIQNVVYHFDDRKIVANEPESISRTTLVNRGDSEQEAEREIEYEFAQEYSWGNSVGLEIGIETTVSAGVPFIANGEVTVSASTSMSQDWGGATSETTTDTIAVEITVQPRSSKIAEIVGNRYTMDLPYTATLITHYTDGTTGTRGEFQGVFRGVEVNDIRVIYHADVPLV; encoded by the exons ATGAAGTTGGTGACACTTCTTACCTTCCTGGGTGTGGCAGGCTTTACATTTG GTGAAACGCCACCCATCGTTTTTAAACGTGTATCTGACTATGACTGGATATGGGATGATAGAGGCACAGGGTCTTACAAAGGTATAACAATATGGCGCCCAAAAGCAATAGAGAGCGGCTACTACATTCTCGGAGACGCAGGTGTTCCCAGTACAAATTCAGCGAAGCCAGCTTTCTCCGCTATCCTCGTCAAGGAGATGGAAGCCGGTGCTCTGGCTCCTCCTGTCAGCTTTACAGAGGTTTGGAGAGATCGTGGAAGTGGTGGAGCATACGATGGACGATTCCTGAAGTTGAACCCGCCTAGTGGATACACCTGCTTGGGATCTGCGGCGATCAAAAGTTGGTATACGCTGCCAAGTTTAGACTTGTATCG GTGTGTTAAAAACCAATACGTAACAACAGGCGCTGGAACGTACACGTTTCTATGGAATGACAGAGGATCCGGTTGTTATGCAGCTTTGACCTTGTATTCAAACTACCCATCTGGTAGCGATACGTATGCTCTTGACGCCTTCACCTTCACCGCTGTTGGAAATTACAATACCCCGAGTGGATCGCCAGCATTGCTAAACGGCCAATTTGTCAAAAACCACCAGGAAGTCAGTTTCGGTGCCGACAATTTCGTGTTCAATGTTTATGAGACACCAGACAAAGACGTTATTTGGACTGATCGAATGACCGGTGCTTACAAAGGTATCTCGGTCTGGAGAAGCAGAGGTAAGACTGGCACGTATTCATTGGGAGACATAGCCTATCCAGCGACCACTCAGGAACCTGTGAGGGGATTTGTCGTCAAAGCTCTCAAGGAAGATGCCTTAAAAGCACCCGTAGATTTTCGGCAAATATACAAAGACGTAGGAACAGGAGGGCAGTGGGACGGTGCATTCTATCAACCGATTTGCCCGGCAGGTTATCGAGCCATTGGACATGTTGCGATGAGAAACCACTGGGAAAAGCCACCTACCGACTCTATGCGATGTGTGAAGGCGGAATACACGACACCAGGTAAATGGGTGTTTATCTGGGACGATAGAGGTAGTGGAGGATATCAAGCTTGCACAGTGTCTGAGGCTGCCGCTCTAAACAGCGACGGCCAAAGTGTACAGGCGATGTGGACCGTTCAAAGTTATTCAGGCATGGGGGCTACTGCCTACGTGTTGAAGTCTGACGTTGTGAATTACATGACGGGTAAACCAGTATCCAGCTATACCATCCAGAATGTCGTTTACCATTTTGACGACAGGAAAATCGTTGCCAACGAACCAGAGAGCATTTCTCGAACCACATTGGTGAACAGAGGAGACAGCGAGCAGGAAGCTGAACGTGAGATAGAGTACGAGTTTGCACAGGAATATTCTTGGGGAAACTCGGTGGGTCTTGAAATTGGCATAGAGACCACTGTGAGCGCAGGCGTACCATTCATTGCAAATGGTGAG GTTACTGTTTCCGCCAGTACTTCCATGTCTCAAGATTGGGGCGGTGCAACATCTGAGACTACAACTGACACCATAGCAGTTGAAATCACTGTACAACCCAGATCCTCTAAGATTGCCGAGATCGTTGGGAACCGATACACCATGGACCTCCCGTACACGGCTACCCTTATTACACACTACACCGACGGAACCACTGGTACTCGAGGCGAGTTTCAGGGAGTTTTCCGCGGAGTGGAGGTTAACGACATACGCGTTATCTACCACGCTGACGTGCCACTAGTTTAA